The candidate division KSB1 bacterium region GCCAATAAGTTTTTAAAATATGAAATCAGCGGCGAAAAGGTTTTAAATAACTCATTCGGTCATGATGAAATTAAATCAAAGTTTAGCCAAACAAACAAGTCTCACAACTGAGATAAACAGCTTGCATTTTATATTTTCATTTTGTATGTTTACACTAAAAATTTTTCCAAAAGATGGAGACAAATATGCTGAAACCATTATTGTTCTCTCTAGTGCTCATGCTGAGCACTGCCTTAGCGATGGGGCAAAACGATGATTTCAATACTGAACGACTTCCGATTGGCAATTCTCGCACCAAGTATGATTTTTGTGCGGTCAAGCTTAACTCCGTATTCGATAGCGAAGCGGGGCAGTCAATTTCGGTAGCGGAACTCATTCAGAAATTGCAAACTTACCGGATCGTCATGTTGGGTGAGACGCATACGAATGAGCAACATCATGGGATGCAACTTAAGGTGATTCGCGGCCTGGTGGAAGCTGGCGTATCAGTGCGGCTGGCGCTGGAGATGTTCACTCCAGCCCAAAATGCCGCATTGGAGCGTTACCGCCTGGGACAAATTTCTGAGCAAGAGTTTCTGGAGCAATCGGATTATTTTAATACCTGGGGGCATAATTATCGCTATTATAAACCGATTTTTGATTATGCCAGGGAAAAGCAAATTCCCATGTACGGTGTTAATATTGAACAAAGCTTAGTGTCCAAGATCGGCCGATCGGGCATCGAATCCCTTGCTCCAGCGGAGCGAGGCCGGGTGCCAGAGATCGATACTACCGATGTGGAGCATCAGTTTTATTTCAAAGTTGCCATGGAAGGAATGGATGCTTTTGCGCCATCTCAATTCCGAAAGCTTTATATCTCCCAATGCCTCTGGGATGCAGCTATGGGGACTGGGGCGATAGAAATCGCCCAACAACATCCTGAATCCATTGTGTTGATTTTAGTGGGCAGTGGGCATGTGGCCTATAATCTCGGTATCGGAAAAATCATTCAGAAGCGGAGTGAGCTACCATTTTGTTCGGTTATCGGTGTCGATGTTCCAGATACGGTAAAGCAATCGGTCATGATGCAGGTGAAGAAGAGCATCAAACTCAATGAAAAAACTGTGCAGCGGGATACAGCCAAGACCAAAACTCCAACGATAACTGCCATGGCGATGATGCACGGCGTTTCGGCGGATGAGACGCCATATAGAATCGTGATCCGCAGCCTGGCTGATTTTCTTTGGGGGCTGCCACAGGAGAAGCAAGAGAAATACCCGTATTTCGGATTCAGTGTGGACGAAAAGGCGAATGGTGGCTTCCGGGTTAGGCGCGTGTTGCCAGAGACACTCGCTCAGCGACATGGCTTTCAAATCGGCGACATGATTCTCGGCATTGACGGCCAATCGTTTGAAAATATGGCCCAAATGAAACAATATTTGAGTTTCAAAAATTGGGGAGATAAAGTTGCTTTCAAAATCATGCGTGAGGGCAAGCTCCATTCTATCAAATTCAAAATTCGGCCATAGCTGAGCCAAGAATGAATAAATGCGCAGAATTGCAAAGCTGGTTAGAGCCGAACCCAACTTCAGGCTACTAACTTTCTTGC contains the following coding sequences:
- a CDS encoding ChaN family lipoprotein; this encodes MLKPLLFSLVLMLSTALAMGQNDDFNTERLPIGNSRTKYDFCAVKLNSVFDSEAGQSISVAELIQKLQTYRIVMLGETHTNEQHHGMQLKVIRGLVEAGVSVRLALEMFTPAQNAALERYRLGQISEQEFLEQSDYFNTWGHNYRYYKPIFDYAREKQIPMYGVNIEQSLVSKIGRSGIESLAPAERGRVPEIDTTDVEHQFYFKVAMEGMDAFAPSQFRKLYISQCLWDAAMGTGAIEIAQQHPESIVLILVGSGHVAYNLGIGKIIQKRSELPFCSVIGVDVPDTVKQSVMMQVKKSIKLNEKTVQRDTAKTKTPTITAMAMMHGVSADETPYRIVIRSLADFLWGLPQEKQEKYPYFGFSVDEKANGGFRVRRVLPETLAQRHGFQIGDMILGIDGQSFENMAQMKQYLSFKNWGDKVAFKIMREGKLHSIKFKIRP